The Myroides fluvii region ATACTCGGGGGTTTTGTCCGCGTGGAACGGACAGTTTATTCTGCTTTGCTTATCCGTTTTCAATCCATAATAATGCAATACGTTCGACATTGTCAGCTGTTGTTTGATTTCGCTTATTTCTATACTCAAAAACTTTTTTAAAAAAAATTCATTAACCGTAAACGTTTTATATATTTACAGTATCCTTTGAAATAAAGGTATTTATTAACCTTATACGTTTTAATTATAGTTACTTTCAGTAAAAGATTAAGGGAAGCCAAAAACCTTTCCCAACAGGATTTGGCTAAATTGATTGGCAGTATGCATACCGTTATCGGACGTTATGAACGTGACGAGATGAAGCCTTCTATTGACGTTGTTAAAAGGTTAGCCGATGAACTCGGAACTACCGTTGGGTACTTGATTGGCGAAGCAAAAGAAGCCCAGTTTTTGAAAGACCCTACTATGTTGAAAAGATTTCAAGAGATTGACCAGCTCACAGAAAAAGACAAAGAATGTGTCTTTTCTTTACTCGATGCCTATCTTGCTAAAAGTAAATTACAAGCGTTTCTAAAATAAACAAAGCCACTCTCAATGAGTGGCTTTGTTTATTCTTAATAATCTAAATAAATTCCTAACGGCAAAAAATAGTGAGAGTAATGTTCCTATTATAAATATAAACTTCAAAAACTTTATTTTATTTGCTTTCTCTTCATCAATCTCAATCCATAGATAATTATCTCTAATTTGATTGTACTCGCTGTTCTCAATATCTTTAAATGATATAGTAGAATTTCCCTTGTTACTTTTGTAACCTGTTTCATAAGACTTCAAATATTTCACATTATTCAGACTATCAGTACATTTTAACAATACAGATATATCGTTATAACCATAGCCTAAAAATTTGTTTATTTTAAAACTACTTTGCCTATGTCTAAAACCTTTACCTGTTAATTCAAAGTCTTCTTCGTCAAGTAAAACAAACTCCCGTGGATAATCAGAATTGATTTTAGGTATTAATCCATAAGGCATATTTTTATTACAAAAATTGCATCCCAATCCATAATTATACCCTTTGATATCATAGCTTAAATAGAATAAAACAAATACAATAAACGATACCACAAATACTATTATTTTCTTCATAACACAGTAAATTACTTATTGTCTTTAACAGGTTTAAAAAAGTACGTTCTTTCTCTTGTTTTATAATCATAAGGTGTTCCTCCTAATCTTTCCAAATTAGGTCCTTTCCCATCTGGTTTGAATTTATCAATATTCAACCAACCTCCTAAAACCTTTTCATCTATAAAATCAGGGTCCCAAAATCCATCTCTTGAAAACAACGTATAATTTACAGAACTTGATGTTTCATTCCCACCTACACTATAATCTACATTTGTTCTACCTATATGGAAGGTAGATTTTGTTAAATCAACTGAAAAATACCCCTCCGGATCAACAACTGTACTTGTTATTTTAGTATGCTTCTCTTGGAATTTACTCGATGATAATAATTCTCTTGTGGATTGGTCGCCTACATCTGCAGATGCCCCTTTCCCAGAAAAATAATGATTAGTTGCCTCTTTAGTATTATTTACTACAGCGCCACTTCCTGATTTTGTTCCTACCCATAAACTGTTTTTAGCAAAAGATTGTCCTTCTTTTAAATTCAAAACACCTTTATCATTCGCTGTAACTCCACCTCTGTTTAGTATTGTCATTGCGTTCTTCTGGCTTGTTCCTAAAAACTTAGCCATTGAATAAGAATTATCTCCTTTTTGTGCCATAAGATTCCCTGTTGCATCCCATTCCCAACGTCCATCTGGGTCAGTATATCGAAGTGGGTTATTAAAACCGTAACGGTATGGTGTCCAGCCAGGTGCTTGTTCAGCCAACGGGTCCACACTCAAAAATATACTCGCTCCCGGATCGTAATAACGTGCTCCGTAATAGTAATAGCCTGTTTGTGCATCCAATTCCTTCGCATTAAACTTATACACATTCTCTAAAAGGTTATTATTACTCTGTTCCACCATTACCTCACCAAATGGTAAATACTCAATGTATTGTACGGGTGTTCCTAAAACATCTGTAATATACGAAGTACTTCCTAAACAAAGTTCATCGAATACCAAAACAAATAGAATCGTTAATGAGATAAATGGTCGCTATGATACCACCAAACAGGACCGTGTTCCAAGAAAGGATCTTCTATGTTAATAATTTCAAAAGGAGGATTATTATTTTTCCATTCGTCATCTTTTTTACCAGGGCCTAGTTCCTCTTCTGGAAATTCAGGTTCGGGCTCAGGTTGCGGATCTGGCTCTTGTGGAAGAGGCGGAACCGTTAATTTACAAAAAGTAAAAATAAATCCATATTCATTGTATCCTGACATATCAGGTAAATCATAACATTCCTTGCAATTTGGACAAGTTAAACAGTTATAATACTTCAATAGCCACCAATAAATCTCCGGTTTATCTTCCTTATCCTCATAGTACTCTATAAAAGTAAGGAATTGATTGTAACATATCCTGATTTACATCTTCTATCTCCTACTCTTGGTTTTACAAAACCAACTGTTCCTATAAAAGTAGGATTTATTTCAATTGAAAAACGGATCATCACTCAAAAAATGCATCTGTCAATTACCCTAATAACCATCCGGTATCCCGTTCACTACCCACACTCGTCATGTCGCCCTGAGGCAACGAAGGGTCGCATCCTACAAGGCGTTGAAAGACGGCGTTGAGTGACGAGCGTTGATTGTTGATTGACGGGTGTTGAATAACAGATGCGATTTCTCCTTCGTCGAAATGACATGACGGCGTTGAGTGACGCGGGTTTAGGCCCGTTCACTACCCACACTCGTCATGCTCTGCGGTTACGAAGAATCGCACGGGTTATTCTTTTATGTAGGGGTTAGAAGGGTTAGGATGTTTAGAAGGGTTAAACCAATTAACCCAACTCCCATCTAACCAATCAGCCGCTCACCGTCAACTGTTCACTGTAAACCACCTGTTAATCCCTTGTCCATTTTTCCCATAATTGTACCGTTTACTTGATGAATACTAATTTTTGAGATTATGTGTCGTAGCTACCTTCACTAATGTTCTCGTTGCAATACTAAAAAAAAACACACGTACAATACCCCCTTCCGTATTTGTCCACTTTTGTCCTAAAATGGGTAAAAACTTCCACTTTTGTCCAGTACAAAAAACACAACACACTATTAATCAATGCACTTACAAGAATAAGTTTAGAGTTCCTTTTGGGTTTGTTTTGGGTTTCCTTTGTGTTTGCTTGGTTTGAGGGCCTTTTACCAAACAAACCCTAAAGAAAGATATAACAAACCCATAACGAAGAGCTAATAAATCCTCTCCTAAACCCTCATTTTATGGGCTTTTTTTTGCTCTTTGTGAAGTTGTGAATTGGAAAGAAGAGAGAAGAGAAACATAGCGTAAATTGGTGAGATAAATCGCATCCGTTACTCAAGAACTCGTAGGATGCGACCTATCTCACCGAGTTTCTATTTTGTTTTGGAGTTCGATGAACCTCCGATTTCTCCTTTCGTCGAGGTGATTACTGTGCGTGAGTACTGTGCGTGCGAGTGACAGATAGGCTTATCTTTAATCGGTTCGATGGGTTAAACCCTCTCACCAACTCATCACCCCATCAAAGCCACCTCACCCCATAATACATACCCCAGGCGATCACCACAATAATCGTAATCCATACCCAATACGGAATACTCTGAGGAGTTTCACTTCCCGTGATTAAAAATGTCTTAGGATCTGCTTTGCCATAGGCATTAATCATAATATCAACCACGCCATCCACAACGGCTTGTTCTTTGATTCCCTCCACCTCAATGGATGGGCCATTTTTTACGGTAAAGGGGATAAAGCGAATCCCTTGTTTTCCTTCCCCATCTTGACTGACAATTTTTAACACATGCGCTCCATCGCTTAGTCGTTGGGTATCGAGTTCAAACGAAACTGGAGTTTCCAATAGGGCTAAGGGTTTTTCTTCCTCATCAATAAAGAGGAAAACTTTATTTTTTTGTTCCATAGTAGGCTTCATTTAAAACAGTTCTCTTGATGTGATTTCTCTGCTTTTCTCCTGGTTTCACCAACCATTTCACGGAAAAGAACAACGTCAATGCCACGATAATGGCGACGATTCCAATAATGAGATAATCCCATTGACTATCGGGTCCTGCTCCATGTACCACTCCTTTTAAAAGCTTGGGTTGATTGCGTTCGCAAACAGGACAGGCATACGCTGTAGTCGTGGCAATACCCACCACAATCAAAGCTACTATTCGTTGATTTACTTTCCTCATTTTGCTTTCATTTCATTAATATAATTCAGGATTTGTTGTACTTCCTCTACGCTTACTTTGGGCGCTTGATTCCCCCAATTATTTCGCTCGTAATTGACAATTGCGGTTACTTCTTTTGCCGTCCAATTTAAATTGGTTCCAACAGCAGGCATCACCCCATATTCCCCTCGAGCATCGTAGCCATTCATGATGATATCGACAAAGAGTTGTATATTTTCACTCATGACAATGGGACTATTTTTCAGCGGGGGAAAAGCCCCCGCTAATCCCTCTCCATTTGCCTGGTGACAAGCGGCACAATTGTTTGCGTAAAGGTTTTTTCCATCGGCTTCTGTTTCGTCTACTTGTTCCGTACCCCCCGTTATAGCCTCCTGTTTGAGTGGATACAAGAATTCGGGGGCTACGGTGGCTTCTGGTAGTTTGGCTTGTTTTAATTCTTGCAGATAAGCCACTAAATCCAAAGCTTCTTGTGTAGCAACTACTTTTCCTTTTGCGGAAGAGACAACCCCTTCTGGAACAGCCACAACAACATCGGTGTCTGTTGGATTTTGCTTATAATCAAACAAAAAAGGATACGCTGGCATAATAGATTCTTTCACTACAATACGCGGATTAAACAAATGCACCAGATGCCAATCTAAACTAGGCTGACGTGTGCCTATATCTGTTAAATCTGGTCCGGTGCGCTCTGTCCCCATTAACGTAGCCGTATTGATCCACACATCCATTCGCTTATTGGTGGCATAATCCGCAGCCATCGACGGACGTTCTCCCCATTTGCGATCCATCTCCACATTGCGGACTTGCTGACTGTGGCAAGCGACACATCCGTTGGCAATAAAGACCTGTTTACCCCGCACTGCCGCTTCACTTAGGGGAATGGCATCCGGCAAAGGCTGTATTTTCGCTTGATTGTCTAGTGCAGGTAGTATAGCGACAAATAAAGTCAAAACGATAAATAACGCACTGGCAACGAGGTATAGTTTTTTGTGATTATTGAAGATCTCCATAATTGAATCATTAAGAATTTGTATTCGACTTGATTTGTTGTTGTAATTGCTCAAGGGCAACATCGGCAAGAGCCACATCTTTCAGTTGTTCTGCTCTCGTCATGCGATAGAAGTTAAAAGCAAAAAACAAATGAGAAACCCACATCAGCGTTCCACCAATCGCACGCCACAGCCAATACGGCATCATGAGTTTGACGCTTTCAATAAAAGGAGCATCTCCCATCCAGAGTATTCCGCGCAGCGTTCCGCCATACATGAGGGGAATCGAGTAAAACAACAACCCAATTAAAGCCAACCAAAAATGTGCTCCTACCGTAATTTGAGGGGCTTCTTTTCCTGTTAATTGAGGAACGAGCGCATAAATTCCCCCCCAAAGTAAAAAGGCAATGATACCATACATCGTCAGATGCGAATGCGCCACGGTAAAATCAGTAAAATGCCAAAGGAGGTTGGTAAAGCGAAAAGACTCAGCCGTACCTTGTAGCGAACCCGTAAAGTAGAAGATAATTCCCACGACAAAAAAGGGAACGGTGTAGCTATCCTTTACCTTGTGCCAAGCCCCTTTAAAGGTCATCACAAAGTTCGTGGTTCCAGCTACTACGGGAATCACCATACCCACACTGGCAACAATCGCAACCGTTTGCAACCACCACGGAATAGCGCTAAACACAAAATGATGCGTTCCGATGAGCGTATAAAACAAAATCTGCGTCCAAAAAGCAAGAATACCCAAGCTATACGAGTAAATGGGTTTGTTGAGCTGTTGAGGCACAAAATAATAGACAATTCCCAGGGTAAACAACATAAACCACATGCCTACGGCTTGATGCATATAGTAGCCCTGAACAATCGTTTCTCCCAAACCATCTTGCCAAAAAGGCAAATAGCCAACCACAGCTACCACAGTGATAAAAATAACCGCTGCAACAATGTACCAATTGGAAATATAAATCTCTTCCGT contains the following coding sequences:
- a CDS encoding cbb3-type cytochrome c oxidase subunit II; protein product: MEIFNNHKKLYLVASALFIVLTLFVAILPALDNQAKIQPLPDAIPLSEAAVRGKQVFIANGCVACHSQQVRNVEMDRKWGERPSMAADYATNKRMDVWINTATLMGTERTGPDLTDIGTRQPSLDWHLVHLFNPRIVVKESIMPAYPFLFDYKQNPTDTDVVVAVPEGVVSSAKGKVVATQEALDLVAYLQELKQAKLPEATVAPEFLYPLKQEAITGGTEQVDETEADGKNLYANNCAACHQANGEGLAGAFPPLKNSPIVMSENIQLFVDIIMNGYDARGEYGVMPAVGTNLNWTAKEVTAIVNYERNNWGNQAPKVSVEEVQQILNYINEMKAK
- a CDS encoding cytochrome C yields the protein MEQKNKVFLFIDEEEKPLALLETPVSFELDTQRLSDGAHVLKIVSQDGEGKQGIRFIPFTVKNGPSIEVEGIKEQAVVDGVVDIMINAYGKADPKTFLITGSETPQSIPYWVWITIIVVIAWGMYYGVRWL
- a CDS encoding helix-turn-helix domain-containing protein; this encodes MVTFSKRLREAKNLSQQDLAKLIGSMHTVIGRYERDEMKPSIDVVKRLADELGTTVGYLIGEAKEAQFLKDPTMLKRFQEIDQLTEKDKECVFSLLDAYLAKSKLQAFLK
- a CDS encoding RHS repeat domain-containing protein — its product is MVFDELCLGSTSYITDVLGTPVQYIEYLPFGEVMVEQSNNNLLENVYKFNAKELDAQTGYYYYGARYYDPGASIFLSVDPLAEQAPGWTPYRYGFNNPLRYTDPDGRWEWDATGNLMAQKGDNSYSMAKFLGTSQKNAMTILNRGGVTANDKGVLNLKEGQSFAKNSLWVGTKSGSGAVVNNTKEATNHYFSGKGASADVGDQSTRELLSSSKFQEKHTKITSTVVDPEGYFSVDLTKSTFHIGRTNVDYSVGGNETSSSVNYTLFSRDGFWDPDFIDEKVLGGWLNIDKFKPDGKGPNLERLGGTPYDYKTRERTYFFKPVKDNK